The genomic window TCGCCTCATTCTGGATGGTGCACGACTTCCCTACTGAGGCCACCTTTCTCACTGAGGAGGAGCGACGCCGTGTTATCTACCGACTCGCCTCTGACCAGCAGTCGTCTGCCAAGAACGAAGAGTTTAAGATGAAGTACCTCTGGCAGTCGCTCACTGACTGGAAGACCTACTGCGGCATGCTCATTTACATGGGTCCTCTGATGCCCCTCTACTCTTTCAGTGTCTTCCTGCCCACCATCATTCAGAACATGGCTTTCACTGACAAGAAGGCTGTCATCAAGAACCAGCTTCTCAGCGTACCTCCTTACGCCCTGGCTGCTATTGTCACCGTCTGCGTGGGTATGTACTCGGACCGAATCAACAAGCGAGGCATCTTCAACCTTTGCGCTGCCCCTGTCGGACTTGCGGGTTTCGTCATGCTTATCGCTTCGACCAACCCGGCTGTTCAGTACACTGGATGCTTCCTGGGTGCTCTGGGCATCTACCCTGTCatccccatcaccatcagctGGGTTGCCAACAACGTGGAAGGTGTGTACAAGCGAGGTATCACACTTGGATTTGTCATTGGCTGGGGCAACCTGAACGGAGTGGTAAGCAGCAACGTCTTTATCAACGCCCCTCGCTTCTACGAGGGCCACGGAACGATCCTGGGCTTCATGTTTGCCGGTGTCTTTGGAGGCAGCCTCATCATGTACCTGATGCTTGCAAGGGAGAACAGGCTGCGGTTGGCCGGTGAGCGTGACCACCTGATCGAGGGCAAGTCGGAAGAGGAGATTCACGAGATGGGAGATAAGCGACCCGATTTCCTTTACACACTGTAAGGCGGTTTATGATAAATGAGCAAGAGGGGGAGATTTGATGCGGAAAGGCATCCACCCATGTAAGGTATACAGACGGGATTGTTTTGATACTGTGAGCAGGGATCCCTAGCTAGACTATGAAGTGGCTTGAAGGGCCCAATTGAAGACTTACAATACTGTCATGTTTTCAGCTTGACGGCTGCGTGCATATTTCTCTCATGTGAGAATTTCTCTGACAGACTGTGCTGTCAGAAGTGATTAGTTGGCCTCAAAGCTCGATCCAAGCTTCTGGAAGAGCTAGAAGACGCCATGCTGCAGGTTGCAGGGCTGAGGTCGGCCAGTAACTGGAGATTTCATGAGTAAACAATGCGGGGATACGCAGCATGGGGTCTCGTGATGGACGCCTCCCTACTGAGCCTGAGGGCGTAGTATACCGTACATGGCAGGCCTGAGTTGCTCATGGCTGAAAATAGTAACGGTCGTCGAGACAGGGCCACGAGGTGGCTCGTCTGCCCGCCCCCGGATTTGCTTGTGCCGTCTTGGGTGTGGAGGTCTTTGTTTCGTGTGTGAGGGATGAAAGCCACAGAGAGCATACAAACAGGGCAGGAATCTAAGCTCAGGTCTAGGACTTGCTGTCAGCCATCTTTTTCTCAGCGCGGGAACTTGCATCCTCACCGCAAAAGCAAACCTCTTGGCGTGGCAGGGCTTCAGCAGCAATTGGGCTTGGGATCAAGTTGTCGAGGATATGGGATGTGATATATGAGACTGCTGCGGAAGCATCTCAATGTTTGCTCTTGGGGGGGCAGGCTCTGATTGGGACGtggtatattattttagatttGCCAAGACGATCGAGGTTGGAATATGCAAGTCGGTATTCGTCGAGGTGCATCTTGTTTGCCTTTTGTGCATGGAATGCTAGCGCATGAACAGGAGCGCGGTAGCATCCGACCTCTAACACACATTAGCCTACCGACCTTCAAATGGAAGTGTGTAAAACCGATATCTTTGATGTTGGTTGTTAAAGGGCTTGGAAGGGAAGAGGGGGGGGAGGACGAGACCGTTATCCAGAGCCACCAAAGCCAACCAGGTAGCCTATACATACTCGAGGTCTGTGTTTCTAAACCTAGAGTACGCAAAGGTTGGGAGGAAAAAGGTATTCCTTAGCCATCACTGGCGGAAGCTGCATCGTGGGCTTTGACACTGACAAGTGATGAAAAAGTGTCGGCCACTGGCAAGCCAAGGCTCAACGACAAgacagaagaagaaaccAAAGCCAGATAAAAAAGACCACTTGCCGTGCTTCTTCCCCCTGCTGGTCCTCTCTCTTCAAGGATTCTTTCTCAACGGCTACGTGCAGCTCACTGAGGTGTCACGGCGTCGGCTCCCCCTCGCCAAACCTCGACCTCTCTCTCCTTGCTCGTTCCTTTGTGCGCCCCTTGTATCGCATCGAGACCCAAGATCCGGTCGGCAGCCTACAGACACCTCCCTCTCATTTCGTCTCTTTTCCTCGGTAGGATACAGTTACTCGACGGGCTCGCTTGGGGGAGGACGTCTGCTCTTTGCCTTCTCTTTTCCATCTCCCtgtcttgcttcttcttctctcttttttgTCCAGGCACCGATAAACACTTCCATATACACGAACAACATCAAGAATCAAGACCTCTGGGAAAGACACAAACGATATACAAACCATGCCGGAGACGGCGCACAAGTTGGTCTCCGGCCGCGCCGAGGCGCTGACGGCGGGACAGACGCAGGCGCTGGTTCTGATGGAGCGCATGGGAGGCTCCATCAGCCTGGTGgccgtcgtcctcatcttcatcgcctaCGCTCTGGTTCCTCGAGTCCGCAACGTCCAAAACACCTTTATCGTGTTTGCGAGCATCGCCAATGTCGGCGCTAGTATCGCGAGCGTCATCGCCATGGACGGGCTCGAGCTTGGTGTTGCATCTCCGCTGTGCCAGGCACAGAGCTTCTTGTTCCACATGTTAGTCCTAATCTTGCTGACACCGGTATTTCTTGCTTACCTTGTTAGGTTCATGCAGTCTGACCCGTGGTGGTCCCTTGCCATGGCCTTCAACGTCtttctcgtcttcttcttccgcaCCAGCCCCGATGCCTTTCGCAAACGGTGGTGGCTGTACTGCCTCATATGCTATGGTGGCCCTTTCATAATCGCTCTCTCGTTGCTGCTGGTTAGAAGCCCGGGCCGAGGACTTGTGTACGGTCAGGCAACTGTGAGTACTCGATATATGTCTCCAACACTCATCAACTGACGGTGTGTAGATCTGGTGCTGGGTCAACCAGGACTGGGAAAACATCCGTATATATACCTACTACATGCTCATCTGGGTCTGTATTGTTGGGTCCCTGATCTTTTACTTCTTGGTCGGATATCATGTCTTTCACTCTCGAAACCAACTCAAGAGTTTCTCGGCATCCAAGAGCAGAGAGGCGGGCGTCTATGAACAGGTACTTGACAACCACTTCCACTGTTTTGAAGCTCTCTAACAGCCTTGAAGCCTCGCGTCGACTTCCTCTCGGTGCCTCAAGACTGCTTCTACGGAACCATCGTCACCGAAGTCCAGGTCGTCCACTCAACCGCATCTACATCTGCCCTGCCCAACGAACCAAGACCCGCACATATGCAGCAATCAACACCTCACGTCTCCTTCGACGAGCTCCCCCCTCCGATCCAGACAGCTCCGAGCCAATACTTCTCCACCGTCACGTCCCCGGCCGGCAACCACCACCCCCAGAGATCCCCTCTCCGCCGCATCACGTCGGCGACCAACAAGACGGTCAACAAGTTTGTCGTCGAGGACCCCATCAAGCGTGCCTACCTGCGTACTAGTTTCCTTTTCGCCCTTAGTGTGCTGGTGACTTGGATCCCGAGCAGTTTGAACCGCATCCACAGCTGGCTCGTCGGCACCTCGCCATACGAGTACCACGTCGCCACAGCTGCAGTCTTGCCACTCCAAGGACTCTGGAACGCCGTCATCTTTTTCGTGACGAGCTGGAGACCTCTGAAGGAGTGGATCAGGGGCACCCGCAACTGTGGGCGCTCAGAGGAGATGGTAGAGACGGCGGTTGGTAACGCACCAGCCGAGGCCTCGCAGGAGCCGACGGGGAGAGGCGGCGAGAGTTTTCTAGACGATACTGAGTCTGGCAGCGATGTTGAGTTGCGCAGAATGGGGGAGGCGCCTGGTAAGAGATCGGCGAGTCTATGAAGGGGGACGGAGTCGAGGAGCTTGTAACATGTATGACCTGTGATGTATCATGGTTGAGATTTGCTGTTTGATGATTTACAATACCAAGTCAGCCAGAAGCTAGAATACTAGTTTCTACAAAATACTAGATAGCTACAACCAACTATTAGCTTTTACAATTGTCTTGATATTTCTGGCCCCATCTCTATAATTTCCCTACCTAGCCAATTTGCGCGTTGTCAATCATTATCTGACAGTCATGATCAGGGGGGAAATTCTACAGAAACGCCATACCATCAACATCCCGCTGTTTATAGAAAACACAAGGTATATCAAATAGACGATAGCCAGAACCAAGCTCCCCTCATGTATTCTCAGCAAAAGACATATGTTCATAATCAAGGCCGACAAATCAAGTGGCATGCCTCATAACTCTTATCATTGACCGAGTATCTACGgattttctctttcttttctatGTTGCCAATGCCGGCACCAAAACACCTCTTTCTTTAAGCAGATGACGAAAGTCCAAGCTCCTTGTAGAAAGCCTCTGAGCTAGGCTCTCTACCCAGGAACTCCTTCAAGAAATCCATCTCGGGAATGCTGCCACCCCTCTCCAGGACTGTGTGGCGATATCGGCGGCCTTCCTCGCCGTTCATAGGGTTCTTCGCAAAGAACGAGTGGAACATGTCAAGAGAGAACACCTCAGAGTAGAGGTAGCCATAGTAGCCGGCATCATATCCACCAATGAAGTGGCCAATACCAGCATGTCGGTTACCCCATTCACTGCTTCACCGTTAGCGTGCTACTCATAGCCAAGGTAATACAGTCAATACTTACAGGCCTTGTCCAAGGTCCTCGGGGCCCTTGGTTCCGGAGATGTTGTGACGAAGCTCGTTCCACAGCCGACCGGCATTCAGCTTCTTGACCGCTTCGTGAGACTCGGGCGTATGCACAGTCATGTCAAAAATGCCAATGGTCAGCTGACCCAGAGCACCAATGGCTGAGTTGAGGCGCTTGGTGGACACCAGCTTCTCAATCAGCTCATCGGGGATCTGCTCGCCAGTCTCCCAGTGCTTGGAGAGTGACTTGAGCACGCTGGGGGTCCAGCACCAGTTCTCGAGCATCTGAGAAGGTGCCTCAACAAAGTCCAGCACGGTGGAAGTTCCATGGAAGTAGCTATAGCGGGTACGTCCAGCCAAGTCGTGGATGCCGTGGCCCAACTCGTGGAACAGGGTCACAACCTCATGATGCTTGAGCAGCGAGGGCTTCTTGGGTGAAGGCTTGCTGAAGTTGCAGACAAGAGCGGTAACGGGGTAGTGCTTCTTGCCATCCTCGGAGATGTAGCCCGGCTCAAGGTTGAAGTTGGCATTGTGGCCATACTTGTTATCACGGGGGTGCAGATCCAGGTACAGGTAGCCACAGAAGTTGCCACCTGAAGCCTCGTCATCCCACACACTGTAGATCAAGACATCCTCGTGCCACACAATATCCTCGGCCTTGCCAGTAGGGCTAAGTCGAGCTCGCTCATCAGGCTTGAGCTCAACGAAAACGAAGCCAAAAATTTCCTCGAAAATCTTGAGCATGCCAGCAAATGTCGACTCAACGGGGAAGTACTGGGAGATCTTGGTCTCATCGACACTatactccttctccttctgaaTACGCGAGTAGAAGGATGTGTCCCACATGAAGAAGTTGTCGTCAACTGGGAGACCACGCTCCTCAaggtccttcttcttgtactCCAAAAGCTTGTTAATCTCCTTTGCTCCACCCTCAGCCAGCCGGGTTCGAAGATCGTCCAGGAATTCTCTGACAGCTCCAGGgcccttggccatcttctcctcgatcCGGAGGGCTGCATGGTTTTCATATCCGAGAAGTCGGGCAGCCTCATCTCGAAGGGTGATGACTTCCTGGAACAATGGCACGTTGATGTTGGCCTTGTTGGATTCCGCAATAGTGTACTTGCGGCGAGTGTCGGCGTTGACGGCATGCTTGATGAGGGGGAAGTAGTGGTTATACTTGAAGGAaagcttgaccttgccctcgTTCTCTCCAGTTCCCTTCTCGAGAGAGTCAATGTCAATGTCATCAGAAGGGAcaccctcaagctcctcgggTGTGAACCAGATAGcgcccttctcctcgttgAGGTTGGTCTGGCACTGGATCTCGAGCTCGCTCAGGCGCTTCTGGATCTCCTTGAATCTGTCTCGCTTGGGGCCGGCAGGAAGACGCAGACCGTTTCGAATGTACTTTTGTCGTTCCTTCTCGAGGACGTGCAGCTGTTCCTTGCTCAGATCTTCAGAAGCTCGGTTCGCAAAGGCTCCGTCGACGACCTTGAAGACGTCCTCTCGCATGTTGCACTCGATTCCAAAGTCATTGAAGACTCTCTCAGACTCGGTGGAGGCATCTCGCAGTTCCTTGTTGGTGGAAACATGGTGGTAGAAAGTCAAGATGCGTCGCTGGGTGGCAGCCAAGTTCTCGTCCAGCAGGATAGGCTCAAGAGCTTTGGCAAAGGTGGCCTTGTCGGCGGGGACATCGGCGACCACCGAGTCTAGGACATTCTTGGTGACATCGCAGAGCTTCTTCGTGTCGGCCGCAATCGACTCGGGGGTGGCGGTGAACAGCGGCGGCGCCTGGGGAGGGTTACGGTACTTGTCGGGAACCATGGTGCTGGTCATGAGCTGTCTTGTAGGGATGGCAGAGCGCGCGGCTTGGAATCTGAAGTGACTGGCAAGTGATCCGAGTCGGGAGAAAGCTCGTGAGGAAGCCAGAGTGatggcgaggacgacgacgaggagggagAGTAGGAGGAGGGGCTTGCGGGAAGCACGCTTGTCCAGCTTGACGGCCAGGACAAGAAGTGGGTTGTTTCTGGCTGGGTAGCCGGTCGGCTTTATAGATTATGGGATTGAGGCCAGAAGGCGAAGGATGCAAAAGAGGGGTTCGACAGGCAGAAGCTCTATTGATCAGGCGTCTACCAAGGCGTTAAGGTGTAGTGTTGATGCAGGGAGATGGGGCGAGAGCTACTGGTGATGCAGCTGAAGCTCCTGCCTCAATCCGCCGCTAGCGAATGGAAAACGCGGGGCAATCGGGTGCTGTAGCGGGGCGGTCTGATCGCCGCCGGGCCAGGGGCCAGCCACGGGCATCATGATCAGGTCAGGGCGAAGCGGGACGATCCAACAATTGAGAGCGCATGAGCCATGATTTTGATTGGAAGCCTTGATTATTATGCGGGCAAAAGTAAACAAAAGGATTGGGATATCATGTTGAGGCTGTTGCACGTCTCTGTGCCCCATTACGCCCCTGATCATGGTGAAACACCCTTCCGAGCAGCATGAGTAATCAAGAGACACAAGAGCATCAATTCTAGACTCCTGCTCCCCCAAAGTATCTACCAGAAATCCATACATGCTGGTGCTTCGCCAAAAGGCTCAGCGGTAATTCATCATTTCGGTGTATCCATAGCCGATTCCAATTCCATAATCAAACAAGCAAACGCCGGCCCTTCCACGTAGATGCATTAACTGATCCGCCCATTGTCTTGTACCGCCTAGTTGGCGAGGATGGTTCGCACGAGATCTGCAATCGGATCAGTCAGTTATTGGTTATAAAAGCAAGGCGTGAGATGTAGAAAACGTACCAGTGTAGTTGACCTGGCCTGAGCTGGTGTCGACagccttgaggagctcatccACCTCCTCATCGGTCATCTTCTCGCCGAGGTTTGTGAGGATGTACTTCAGCTGGCCGACGCCGATAAATCCCGTCATGTCTTTGTCAAACACCTGGAAGCCGCGGCAGTACTCCTCGGGCTCGCCTGGGTCGCGGAAGCCGCCGGGGCGGTTCAGAACACGCTGGAAGGTCTCGAAATCGACTGTGCGCATCAAGTCAGCGAGCGCCCTGGAACATCTGGAAGCAAAACAAAATACTCACAGTCACCGCCAACGTTCTTCTCGAGGTCCTGGATCTCGGAGAGGGTAGGGTTCTGGCCGCAGGCGCGGAGAAGGTCGCCCAGGCTCTCGAGGGAAACACGGCCATTGCCGCGCTTATCGAACAGAGCAAAAGCCTCCTTGTAGTTGGTCGAAGCCTGAGAGTCAAACTTGTTAGAAGACATGATTGCTTGTGTTGAGTTGTGTTGTGATGCGCTGGTTAAAGTGCTGCGATTGCGATTCAGATGCCGAGAGATGTGGAAAGATGAAAGTTGCAGAAAGTCCGAGACTGTTTGTTTCGCACGAGGTGATGCAAAACCAACTTTCCAAGCTCTTCCACTGTTCGGGCGGCCGGCTGTCGAATCAGAGGGCGGGGTGGGTTGTTTACGCCATCGAGAAAGGGGTGTCCGGGGCAACTGGGACTCACCATTTTGGGTTTGGGTGTGTGCGGC from Fusarium falciforme chromosome 2, complete sequence includes these protein-coding regions:
- a CDS encoding MFS domain-containing protein, translated to MSDIDRKEPFDEKASTHEVDLVNDPDAGLTEEERKEAEKKLLRKIDVKLVPWLCLLYLVCFLDRTNIGNAKIAGLLDDIHMNTSQFNATLTIFYISYAVFEPLANVLLKWSKPSIFIPAIMVLWGAAMLGMGFVHNWDGLMAARWFLGLTEAGLFPGINYYLSCWYKRSEFGARAAWFFSAAALAGSFGGLLAAAIQKMDGISGIAGWAWIFIIEGLLTMVIGIASFWMVHDFPTEATFLTEEERRRVIYRLASDQQSSAKNEEFKMKYLWQSLTDWKTYCGMLIYMGPLMPLYSFSVFLPTIIQNMAFTDKKAVIKNQLLSVPPYALAAIVTVCVGMYSDRINKRGIFNLCAAPVGLAGFVMLIASTNPAVQYTGCFLGALGIYPVIPITISWVANNVEGVYKRGITLGFVIGWGNLNGVVSSNVFINAPRFYEGHGTILGFMFAGVFGGSLIMYLMLARENRLRLAGERDHLIEGKSEEEIHEMGDKRPDFLYTL
- a CDS encoding Myosin regulatory light chain cdc4; the encoded protein is MASTNYKEAFALFDKRGNGRVSLESLGDLLRACGQNPTLSEIQDLEKNVGGDFDFETFQRVLNRPGGFRDPGEPEEYCRGFQVFDKDMTGFIGVGQLKYILTNLGEKMTDEEVDELLKAVDTSSGQVNYTDLVRTILAN